One window of the Cryptomeria japonica chromosome 7, Sugi_1.0, whole genome shotgun sequence genome contains the following:
- the LOC131856298 gene encoding uncharacterized protein LOC131856298, with the protein MVIAASDSTRPPKVIGELYEASAPSKLPIVILPFHFSRSPTRILWDPTRPRQKEMVVTDSSVTLPPTTTTHPSEALLQPPSGHPTDPQPHRIAEDRDEPPREPHTASKRLDFDDPPQS; encoded by the exons atggtaatagctgcatcagattcgactaggcctcctaaggttataggagaactatacgaggcttcg gccccttccaaacttcctattgttattctaccattccatttcagtagaagtcctacacgtatattatgggatccaacacgaccaaggcaaaag gaaatggtcgtaactgattcatctgtgactttgcctcctacgacaacaacacatccatctgaggctttg ttacagcctccttcaggacatcccacggatcctcagcctcaccgaattgcagaagacagagatgag ccacctagAGAGCCACATACTgcttcaaagaggctcgattttgatgatccgccacagtcatag